In Paracoccus fistulariae, a single window of DNA contains:
- a CDS encoding flagellar biosynthetic protein FliQ, whose translation MNDTVLYDMLRQALLVSVRMSAPLLGVALVAGVLIGLFQALTSVQEMTLTFVPKVGLMLAVFWVTMSFMTTALSDFYLGQIIPLIAGS comes from the coding sequence ATGAATGACACCGTCCTCTATGACATGCTGCGGCAGGCGCTGCTGGTCTCTGTCCGCATGTCGGCCCCCCTGCTGGGTGTCGCGCTGGTCGCGGGCGTGCTGATCGGCCTGTTTCAGGCGCTGACCTCGGTGCAGGAAATGACGCTGACATTCGTGCCCAAGGTCGGCCTGATGCTGGCGGTCTTCTGGGTCACGATGAGCTTCATGACCACCGCGCTGTCCGATTTTTACCTTGGCCAGATCATCCCCCTGATCGCTGGAAGCTGA
- a CDS encoding flagellar hook-basal body complex protein has protein sequence MENAIYATLTRQSGLMKEMRVVANNIANANTTGFRREGVIFAEHLSALDRQGGTLSMADARGRLVDLDQGVLTQTNGRYDLAIEGEGFFLVETPEGNQLTRAGAFVSGPEGDLMTADGYRLLDEGQAPIIIPAGASNVAVSQDGTLSANGITFGRIGVFAPPEGAQLLHQGGTSFSLDGTPEPLENPRVRQGFLEESNVDTVFEISRMIEVQRAYELGQSFLDREDQRIRAAINNMTR, from the coding sequence ATGGAAAATGCCATCTATGCCACGCTGACCCGGCAATCGGGTCTGATGAAGGAAATGCGCGTCGTCGCGAATAACATCGCCAACGCGAATACGACCGGCTTTCGGCGCGAAGGGGTGATCTTTGCAGAGCATCTTTCGGCGCTTGATCGTCAGGGGGGCACGCTGTCGATGGCCGATGCCCGCGGGCGGCTGGTCGATCTGGATCAGGGCGTCCTGACCCAGACGAACGGCCGCTACGACCTTGCCATCGAAGGCGAAGGCTTCTTTCTGGTCGAGACGCCCGAGGGCAATCAGCTGACCCGCGCCGGCGCCTTTGTGTCCGGCCCCGAGGGCGATCTGATGACCGCCGATGGCTATCGCCTGCTGGACGAAGGGCAGGCCCCGATCATCATCCCGGCCGGGGCCAGCAATGTCGCCGTCAGCCAGGATGGCACCCTCTCGGCCAATGGCATCACCTTCGGCCGCATCGGCGTCTTTGCCCCGCCCGAGGGCGCTCAGCTTTTGCACCAGGGCGGCACCAGTTTTTCGCTGGATGGAACGCCGGAGCCTTTGGAAAATCCACGGGTCCGTCAAGGTTTTCTTGAGGAATCCAATGTAGATACGGTTTTCGAGATCTCTCGGATGATCGAGGTTCAGCGCGCCTATGAGCTGGGTCAATCCTTCCTCGACCGCGAAGATCAGCGCATCCGCGCCGCCATCAACAATATGACCCGCTGA
- the flgA gene encoding flagellar basal body P-ring formation chaperone FlgA: protein MRGLILTLALLSPSLATAEILAAARTLPAGTVVTAADLQLTANDRRGLSDPSEAIGLQTRITIYEGRPIQASLLQAPKLIARNQIAQVTFQRGPLRIVAEARTLSDGAAGDVIRVMNLESRSTISVTVQADGSLLALN from the coding sequence ATGCGCGGGCTTATCCTGACACTGGCCCTGCTGTCGCCGTCGCTGGCCACCGCAGAGATCCTGGCCGCCGCGCGCACCCTGCCTGCGGGAACCGTCGTCACCGCCGCCGATCTGCAGCTCACGGCCAACGACCGCCGCGGCCTCTCGGATCCGTCAGAGGCGATCGGCCTGCAAACCCGCATCACCATCTATGAAGGTCGGCCCATTCAGGCCAGCCTTCTGCAGGCTCCCAAACTGATCGCGCGCAATCAAATCGCCCAGGTCACGTTCCAACGTGGCCCGCTGCGGATCGTGGCCGAGGCGCGAACGCTTTCGGATGGTGCGGCGGGCGATGTGATCCGCGTGATGAACCTCGAATCCCGCTCGACCATCAGCGTGACCGTCCAGGCAGATGGCAGCCTGCTGGCGCTGAACTGA
- the flgG gene encoding flagellar basal-body rod protein FlgG produces the protein MRALQIAATGMSAQQTRVEVISNNLANMSTTGYNTRRAEFADLHYQQATRPGTVTSADGTVIPAGVQLGLGVRPTAVSVNLQQGALTQTGADLDLAIDGYGYFEVTMPSGVSAYTRDGGLKRAPDGQIVTSDGYAVVPGITIPDDARSIAINAAGEVYAYFTDQVEPENLGQLTLAGFTNEKGLEAIGSNLFLETPASGNPQVFTPGQEGLGTLRQGYLEESSVDAVREITELIKAQRGYELNAKVITAADQMLGATTQIR, from the coding sequence ATGAGAGCCCTTCAAATCGCCGCCACCGGAATGAGCGCCCAGCAGACCCGGGTCGAGGTCATCTCGAACAACCTCGCCAATATGTCGACCACGGGCTATAACACCCGCCGCGCCGAATTTGCCGATCTGCATTATCAGCAGGCGACGCGGCCCGGCACCGTGACCTCGGCCGATGGCACGGTCATTCCGGCTGGTGTGCAGCTTGGCCTGGGCGTCCGCCCGACAGCCGTCAGCGTCAACCTGCAACAGGGCGCTTTGACCCAGACTGGCGCGGATCTGGATCTGGCCATCGACGGTTATGGCTATTTCGAGGTCACGATGCCTTCCGGCGTCTCGGCCTATACCCGCGACGGGGGGCTGAAACGGGCGCCTGACGGGCAGATCGTCACCTCTGACGGTTACGCGGTGGTGCCGGGCATTACCATCCCGGACGATGCCCGTTCGATCGCGATCAACGCCGCGGGCGAGGTCTATGCCTATTTCACCGATCAGGTCGAACCCGAAAACCTTGGCCAGCTTACGCTGGCGGGCTTCACGAACGAAAAGGGGCTGGAGGCGATCGGCTCGAACCTGTTCCTTGAGACGCCGGCTTCGGGAAATCCGCAGGTCTTCACGCCCGGGCAAGAGGGCCTGGGAACCCTGCGGCAGGGCTATCTTGAGGAAAGTTCGGTCGACGCCGTCCGGGAAATCACTGAACTGATCAAGGCCCAGCGCGGATATGAGCTGAATGCCAAAGTCATCACTGCCGCCGATCAGATGCTTGGCGCAACCACGCAGATCCGCTGA
- the flgC gene encoding flagellar basal body rod protein FlgC, whose protein sequence is MTDRISPLQLSASGMRAQSERLRHTAENIANSDTPGYRRKLVSFEEAVRFGRATGEVTASRVRLDQGELPQIFDPSHPMADEQGYYQGSNVDLVIEIADSREAGRSYEANLKMFEQTRQMGSSLLELLRR, encoded by the coding sequence ATGACAGATCGCATCTCTCCTCTGCAACTTTCCGCCTCTGGCATGCGCGCACAAAGCGAACGGCTGCGACATACGGCCGAAAACATCGCCAATTCCGATACGCCCGGCTATCGGCGCAAGCTGGTCAGCTTTGAAGAGGCCGTCCGCTTTGGCCGCGCGACGGGCGAGGTGACGGCCTCACGCGTCCGGCTGGATCAGGGAGAGCTGCCGCAGATCTTCGATCCCTCGCATCCGATGGCGGATGAGCAGGGCTATTACCAGGGCTCGAATGTCGATCTGGTCATCGAGATCGCCGATTCCCGAGAGGCCGGCCGCAGCTATGAGGCCAATCTGAAAATGTTCGAACAGACCCGCCAGATGGGGTCGTCGCTTCTTGAACTTCTGCGTCGCTGA
- the flgH gene encoding flagellar basal body L-ring protein FlgH codes for MKPTYLLCLALALAACGRAQNIGQPPKLTSPRQTAEFVAMTNPPLEIPVDSGRPEAAASLWAGATTSSLISDRRASTRGDILTVVIQIDDKAEISNSSGRSRSANDKLSMPNMVGIPQRLSPKLPEGASFDDLADASSSSNYKGSGNISRRDKLTLRVAATVIDMLPNGTLQISGTQEVRVNFELRELTVSGFVRPGDIDRNNEIAYDRIAGARISYGGRGQITDVQQPRYGQQIADILLPY; via the coding sequence ATGAAACCGACCTATCTGCTCTGCCTTGCGCTGGCACTTGCCGCTTGCGGGCGCGCCCAGAATATCGGCCAGCCGCCAAAGCTGACCTCGCCCCGCCAAACTGCGGAATTTGTCGCCATGACCAACCCGCCGCTGGAAATTCCCGTCGATTCCGGCCGCCCAGAGGCCGCCGCATCCCTTTGGGCCGGGGCCACCACATCCTCGCTGATCAGCGACCGGCGCGCCTCGACGCGGGGCGATATCCTGACCGTTGTGATCCAGATCGACGACAAGGCAGAGATCAGCAACAGTTCGGGGCGGTCGCGCTCGGCCAATGACAAGCTCAGCATGCCGAATATGGTCGGCATTCCGCAGCGTCTGTCGCCGAAACTGCCCGAAGGCGCCAGCTTTGATGATCTGGCCGACGCCTCGTCATCCTCGAACTACAAGGGCAGCGGCAATATCTCTCGTCGTGACAAGCTGACGCTCAGGGTCGCGGCGACAGTGATCGACATGCTTCCCAACGGCACCTTGCAGATTTCGGGCACACAAGAGGTCCGCGTGAATTTCGAACTGCGCGAATTGACCGTCAGCGGCTTTGTCCGCCCTGGCGATATCGACCGCAATAATGAGATTGCCTATGACCGGATCGCCGGCGCACGGATCTCCTATGGTGGGCGCGGTCAAATCACGGATGTACAGCAGCCGCGCTATGGCCAGCAGATCGCCGACATCCTCCTGCCCTATTGA
- a CDS encoding flagellar hook-basal body complex protein FliE: protein MFTAINAANAYSTARNAVAPGSSEGVVDKVSDAASGFAQQMSQVDSVATGAMTGKVETHQLVQTIAEAELAMETVVAIRDKVVEAYQEILRMPV from the coding sequence ATGTTTACCGCAATCAACGCCGCCAACGCCTACAGCACCGCCCGTAACGCCGTTGCCCCGGGCAGCTCGGAAGGGGTTGTCGACAAGGTCTCGGACGCCGCCTCGGGCTTCGCGCAGCAGATGTCCCAGGTCGACAGCGTCGCCACCGGCGCCATGACCGGCAAGGTGGAAACCCATCAACTGGTCCAGACCATCGCCGAAGCCGAACTGGCGATGGAGACCGTCGTCGCCATCCGCGACAAGGTGGTCGAGGCCTATCAGGAAATCCTGCGGATGCCGGTCTGA